From a region of the Rhinatrema bivittatum chromosome 15, aRhiBiv1.1, whole genome shotgun sequence genome:
- the MASP2 gene encoding mannan-binding lectin serine protease 2 isoform X4 — translation MRSWLCLLLFAICSGTDIKLKEMSGRIVSPGFPDSYPNEIKRNWNITVPEGYIIKIYFTYFDIELSYLCEYDYVKISSGNTEIATFCGRESTDTEEAPGTKIFYSIDNTLTLTFRSDYSNEKKVTGFEAFYAAKDINECDKYIEGESICDHHCHNYLGGFYCSCRVGFSLHKDKMTCTVQGI, via the exons ATGAG GTCCTGGCTGTGCCTTCTCCTCTTTGCCATCTGCTCTGGTACAGACATTAAGTTAAAGGAAATGTCTGGTAGGATTGTCTCCCCTGGTTTTCCAGACTCTTATCCAAATGAAATAAAGAGAAATTGGAACATTACTGTGCCTGAAGGATACATCATCAAAATCTATTTCACCTACTTTGACATTGAGCTGTCATATTTATGTGAATACGACTATGTAAAG ATCAGCTCTGGGAACACAGAAATTGCTACTTTCTGTGGACGGGAGAGCACCGACACAGAGGAAGCTCCTGGGACGAAGATATTCTACTCCATTGACAATACTCTGACACTCACATTTAGATCAGATTACTCCAATGAAAAGAAAGTTACTGGCTTTGAGGCTTTCTATGCAGCAAAAG ATATTAATGAGTGTGACAAATACATTGAAGGAGAAAGTATTTGCGATCATCATTGTCACAACTATTTAGGAGGCTTTTACTGCAGCTGCAGAGTTGGCTTCTCTCTCCACAAGGACAAGATGACATGCACAG TACAAGGCATTTAA